From the Bombus pascuorum chromosome 7, iyBomPasc1.1, whole genome shotgun sequence genome, one window contains:
- the LOC132908806 gene encoding TBC1 domain family member 14-like, translating into MKNPVSNHLNGNNHHSSQNAPPCIVSRYGNMSNNYQVLKVAGRDSNCYIANNIVRKIGKQQLVSLNGSSISCNSVNINEALACDVASVPAVKTKALCVHIRENKWYDAGNVVSVGVAGTSLNHALESMSLAYNPTTKQIYSLEESNESQLDTKSQYLDSPCDYKEESLNDNFKVDEDKYTRLESGSANSSPRNSLPRSCSSTVSSLSEVSPSGSFLGSDDQQVTERTEKSKRWGLNTLFSKNVFSWKNKDSQQSTPTGSPSRNIDKVGGSLALIQQPRPANLPAKNAVEEERHRKQYSAILEAARKRELREEKERKHQRELQLKEEERLAEDSHTWNVHILPKFESVKNTKKVRELWWRGLPPSVRGKVWKLAIPNNLNITTHLYNICLDRAISSPISETLAAIKLDVSRTFPTLCVFQEGGPLSNSLQGILAAYAVYRPDVGYVQGMSFVGAVLSLNMEPPDAFTCFANLLNHPCHRSAFTLNQKQMDIYYKVYSSALAHKLPKIFSHFTVAGLSPDLYLLDWLYTIYAKAMPLDVACRVWDVFLRDGDEFLFRTALGVLHLYQEELLKMDFVHGAQFLTRLPETLQAEALFNSISQMSTTVGTTTFQQMLVQFSSL; encoded by the coding sequence ATGAAGAACCCTGTGTCTAATcatttaaatggaaataatcaTCATTCATCACAAAATGCACCTCCATGTATTGTATCTCGTTATGGAAATATGTCTAACAATTATCAAGTATTAAAAGTTGCTGGACGAGATTCTAACTGCTAcattgcaaataatattgttcGAAAAATTGGCAAACAACAATTGGTGTCGTTGAATGGAAGTTCTATATCCTGTAATAGTGTGAATATCAATGAAGCTTTGGCATGCGATGTAGCTTCTGTGCCTGCTGTAAAAACTAAGGCATTATGCGTCCatattcgagaaaataaatGGTACGATGCTGGTAATGTAGTTTCTGTAGGAGTTGCTGGAACTAGCTTAAACCATGCATTGGAAAGTATGTCTTTAGCTTAtaatcccactacaaaacaaatatattctttAGAGGAATCAAATGAATCACAGTTGGATACTAAATCTCAGTATCTAGATTCTCCTTGCGATTATAAAGAAGAATCTTTAAATGACAATTTTAAGGTTGATGAAGATAAATATACAAGACTGGAAAGTGGTAGTGCAAACAGTAGTCCTAGAAACAGTCTGCCACGTTCTTGTAGCAGTACAGTGTCTTCCCTTAGTGAAGTCTCACCTTCTGGAAGTTTTCTGGGTTCTGATGATCAACAAGTTACAGAACGGACTGAGAAATCTAAGCGTTGGGGACTAAATACTCTTTTTTCAAAGAATGtattttcatggaaaaataaagattcaCAACAATCTACACCTACAGGTAGTCCATCAAGAAATATAGATAAGGTAGGGGGAAGTTTAGCTTTAATACAACAGCCAAGACCAGCTAATCTACCAGCTAAAAATGCAGTTGAAGAAGAACGCCATCGCAAACAGTACAGTGCTATTCTAGAAGCAGCAAGAAAACGGGAattaagagaagaaaaagaacgtaaACATCAAAGAGAATTGCAActtaaagaagaagagagattAGCAGAGGATTCTCATACTTGGAATGTACACATTCTTCCTAAATTTGAAagtgttaaaaatacaaaaaaagtaCGTGAATTATGGTGGCGTGGTCTTCCACCTAGTGTTCGTGGCAAAGTGTGGAAACTAGCAAttccaaataatttaaatataacaacACATCTTTACAATATATGTTTGGACAGAGCAATATCAAGTCCTATAAGTGAAACATTAGCTGCAATCAAATTAGACGTATCTCGTACTTTTCCTACTTTATGTGTCTTTCAAGAAGGTGGACCATTATCTAATAGTCTTCAAGGTATTTTAGCAGCCTATGCAGTTTATAGGCCTGATGTAGGTTACGTACAAGGTATGAGTTTTGTGGGTGCAGTGTTATCATTGAACATGGAACCTCCAGATGCCTTTACCTGCTTtgctaatttattaaatcatcCCTGTCACAGATCTGCTTTTACATTAAACCAGAAACAGatggatatttattacaaggtATATTCTAGCGCACTTGCACATAAGCTACCAAAAATTTTTTCCCATTTTACAGTAGCTGGTCTTAGCCCAGATTTATATTTGCTAGAttggttatatactatatatgcTAAGGCAATGCCTCTGGATGTTGCATGTAGGGTCTGGGATGTTTTCCTTAGAGATGGGGATGAGTTCCTTTTTAGAACAGCACTTGGTGTGTTGCACTTGTATCAAGAAGAACTATTAAAGATGGACTTTGTACATGGAGCACAGTTTCTTACTAGGTTGCCAGAAACTTTACAGGCAGAGGCTTTATTTAACAGTATTAGTCAAATGTCTACTACTGTTGGAACAACAACGTTCCAACAAATGTTAgttcaattttcttcattgTAA
- the LOC132908810 gene encoding lipid droplet-regulating VLDL assembly factor AUP1-like: MSQIDIQDLFDKSRFPSGWRLALIFLYTPVGLLLVSLRLLIALQLWLIAILLPDYNTLRTFLHHGFSFVFGIMVKINEGEVRDKQARIVISNNVSVLDHFALYKATQALSPTMWELPTAMGNALGLQVMDMSSKEALIANMKQFLSTTDSNIAIQPEFGITNSRVALLKFNSWPFTIEASVQPVAIKAWRPEFISIHLTSLASRRWIDIFWFMFVPYTVFVFKYLKIKQNPDCEVLVREVEKDIASNLGLQTSSHTVLDKKEFEKRYIMEKAQSRRFNRNSPTSQVIHSIEIQRMVRQVSEVLPLVPHNVILRDLLKTRNVDITIANILDGIVTYTPDSSQTVTRTASLNQLQKSTVKDNSNVGSSSFQEKKIKMLREARERYIQKHGLKNC; the protein is encoded by the exons ATGTCACAAATTGATATTCAGGACTTATTTGATAAAAGCAG gtTTCCCAGTGGTTGGCGTCTTgcacttatatttttatatactccAGTTGGTCTTTTACTTGTATCACTACGATTATTAATTGCTCTACAACTTTGGCTAATTGcaatactattacctgattatAATACTCTTCGGACATTTTTACATCATGGATTTAGTTTTGTTTTTGGTATAATGGTGAAGATCAATGAGGGTGAAGTTAGAGACAAGCAGGCAAGAATTGTAATTAGTAATAATGTCTCCGTCTTGGATCATTTTGCTTTATATAAAGCTACACAAGCACTAAGTCCTACTATGTGGGAACTACCTACTGCCATGGGCAATGCACTAGGTTTACAAGTAATGGATATGAGTAGCAAAGAAGCACTAATTGCCAATATGAAACAGTTTCTTTCAACAACAGATAGCAATATTGCAATACAACCTGAATTTGGTATAACCAATAGTCGAGTAGCCTTGTTAAAGTTCAATTCTTGGCCATTTACCATAGAAGCATCTGTTCAACCAGTTGCAATTAAAGCATGGAGGCCAGAATTTATATCCATTCATCTTACCTCATTGGCATCTAGACGATGGATAGATATTTTTTGGTTCATGTTTGTTCCTTATACAGTTTTCGTATTTAAGTACCTGAAAATCAAGCAAAATCCAGATTGTGAAGTACTAGTACGGGAAGTAGAAAAAGACATAGCAAGTAATCTTGGACTTCAAACAAGTTCTCATACTGTGttagataaaaaagaatttgaaaaacgcTATATTATGGAAAAGGCACAAAGTAGGAGGTtcaatagaaattctccaacttCACAAGTTATACATAGCATTGAAATACAGAGGATGGTCCGACAAGTCAGTGAAGTGCTTCCATTAGTCCCGCATAATGTGATTCTCAGAGATCTTT TAAAAACACGCAATGTTGATATTACAATTGCCAATATATTGGATGGCATAGTTACTTATACTCCAGATTCATCTCAAACAGTTACACGAACAGCGTCACTAAATCAATTACAAAAAAGTACAGTTAAAGACAACAGTAACGTAGGATCTTCTTCCTTccaggaaaagaaaattaaaatgctAAGGGAAGCTAGAGAAAGGTATATTCAAAAACATGGTCTTAAAAACTGCTGA
- the LOC132908808 gene encoding succinate-semialdehyde dehydrogenase [NADP(+)] GabD has translation MRPTFSNMHLLQRNISYYTAFLSRSMHLLRDQAYVNGKWIGGRKNETFPIYNPADQSVINNVPDMDVEDTKLAINAASKAFQSFNKTTAKERSDLLRNWYNLMVEHSEDLAKILTKENGKSITESKAEIKYGNSFVEWFSEEARRIDGEILQTPITNRKLFLYKEPIGVAALITPWNFPHAMITRKAAAALAVGCTCVIKPSEETPLTALALADLAEKAGFPQGTINVITTGLKNSPAVGKELCENFDVKVLSFTGSTNVGKILYKNSASTVKRLSLELGGNASFIVFDSADLDIAVHGAMASKFRNSGQTCVSANRFFVHSSKFDQFIEMFLSRIKSEIKMGDGSKKGVTHGPLIKESQLNMVHALVIDAIEKGAKVHCGGTPLPELGPLFYAPTLMTDVTKDMQIYNKEIFGPVAVIHKFETENEVIQCSNDTSVGLAGYFYSQDISQIFRVAQQLEVGMIGVNEGIISTAEAAFGGVKESGLGREGSKHGVDDFLQIKYLCLGNIKYH, from the coding sequence ATGCGTCCAACTTTCTCCAATATGCATCtattacaaagaaatatttcatattatactGCTTTCTTAAGTCGATCAATGCATCTTTTAAGAGATCAAGCATATGTAAATGGAAAATGGAtaggaggaagaaaaaatgaaacatttcctATTTATAATCCAGCTGATCAATCTGTTATTAACAATGTGCCTGACATGGATGTTGAAGATACAAAATTAGCAATTAATGCAGCATCTAAAGCTTTCCAATCATTTAATAAGACAACAGCAAAGGAACGAAGTGATTTACTTAGAAATTGGTATAATTTAATGGTAGAACATTCAGAAGACTTAGCAAAAATCTTAActaaagaaaatggaaaatctaTCACAGAATCCAAAGCTGAGATCAAGTATGGAAATTCATTTGTTGAGTGGTTTTCAGAAGAAGCTAGACGAATTGATGGAGAAATACTGCAAACACCAATTACTAACAGAAAGCTTTTTCTATACAAAGAGCCAATAGGTGTTGCTGCTTTAATTACACCATGGAATTTTCCACATGCTATGATTACACGTAAAGCAGCTGCTGCTCTTGCTGTTGGATGTACTTGTGTAATTAAACCATCAGAAGAAACACCCCTTACTGCTTTAGCACTAGCAGATCTTGCAGAAAAAGCAGGATTTCCTCAGGgaacaataaatgtaattacaacaggtttaaaaaattctcctGCTGTTGGTAAAGAATTATGTGAAAATTTTGATGTAAAAGTTTTATCATTCACTGGTTCAACGAATGTGGggaaaattttgtacaaaaacaGTGCTTCAACTGTAAAGCGGCTTAGTCTTGAATTAGGGGGTAATGCATCATTTATTGTTTTTGATTCTGCAGACTTAGATATAGCTGTACATGGTGCTATGGCAAGTAAGTTTCGTAATTCTGGTCAGACATGTGTTTCTGCAAATAGATTCTTTGTACATAGTAGTAAATTTGACCAATTCATAGAAATGTTTTTATCAAGAattaaaagtgaaattaaaatggGTGATGGTAGTAAGAAAGGTGTCACACATGGGCCTCTCATTAAAGAAAGTCAGTTAAATATGGTACATGCATTAGTTATCGATGCCATAGAAAAAGGAGCAAAAGTGCATTGTGGTGGTACACCATTACCTGAGTTAGGACCACTATTTTATGCTCCCACACTTATGACAGATGTTACTAAAGACATGCAAATTTACAACAAGGAAATTTTTGGCCCAGTAGCTGTTATTCATAAGTTTGAAACCGAAAATGAAGTTATACAATGCTCTAATGATACATCTGTTGGATTAGCCGGATATTTTTACTCCCAAGATATATCACAAATATTTAGGGTAGCACAACAATTAGAAGTTGGAATGATTGGTGTGAATGAAGGGATAATTTCTACTGCAGAAGCTGCTTTTGGAGGGGTAAAAGAATCAGGTTTAGGAAGAGAGGGTTCTAAACATGGTGTTGATGATTTCCttcaaataaagtatttatgtcttggaaatattaagtatcattga
- the LOC132908817 gene encoding peptidyl-prolyl cis-trans isomerase E, which translates to MSTNTKRTIYVGGLAEEVDEKVLHAAFIPFGEIVDVQIPLDYESEKHRGFAFIEFESAEDAAAAIDNMNDSELFGRTIRVNIAKPQKIKEGSSKPVWADDVWLQEHAGETLKNDDNTKSSDTVQPKKGKQNPQVYFDISIGKQEVGRIIMMLRADIVPKTAENFRALCTHEKGYGYQGSTFHRIIPEFMCQGGDFTNHNGTGGKSIYGNKFDDENFELKHTGPGTLSMANSGSNTNGSQFFICTARTDWLDGKHVVFGHVLSGLDVLKKMEKCGTKTGTPTQKVVIIACGELT; encoded by the exons ATGAGTACGAATACGAAAAGAACTATTTATGTGG GAGGCTTAGCCGAAGAGGTTGATGAAAAAGTATTACATGCAGCATTTATACCTTTTGGAGAAATTGTCGATGTACAAATACCATTAGATTATGAATCAGAGAAACATAGAGGATTTGCTTTTATTGAGTTTGAAAGTGCAGAAGATGCAGCAGCAGCAATTGATAACATG AATGATTCTGAGTTGTTTGGCCGAACAATCAGAGTAAATATTGCAAAACCACAGAAGATAAAAGAAGGTTCATCAAAACCTGTTTGGGCTGATGATGTATGGTTACAAGAGCATGCAGGTGAAACACTTAAAAATGATGATAATACAAAATCAAGTGATACAGTGCAaccaaaaaaaggaaaacagaaTCCTCaagtatattttgatattagtATCGGAAAACAAGAAGTAGGTAGAATTATTATGATGTTGAGAGCTGATATTGTACCAAAGACTGCTGAAAATTTCCGTGCCCTTTGTACTCATGAAAAGGGATATGGTTATCAAGGAAGCACTTTTCATAGAATTATTCCAGAATTT atgtgtcaaggaggagattttACAAATCATAATGGAACAGGAGGAAAGTCAAtctatggaaataaatttgatgATGAGAATTTTGAACTAAAACATACAGGACCAGGTACATTGTCAATGGCAAATTCTGGTTCAAATACAAATGGATCACAATTTTTCATATGTACAGCACGTACAGATTGGCTAGATGGAAAACATGTAGTGTTTGGACATGTTCTTAGTGGTTtagatgttttaaaaaaaatggaaaaatgtgGAACAAAAACAGGCACTCCTACTCAGAAAGTTGTTATAATAGCTTGTGGGGAATTGACTTAA
- the LOC132908827 gene encoding bublin coiled-coil protein, protein MADENMVQNAVRPKENHGGDKNGWENEEDEENCNDAEFEAINAQLDQLNSVLDNLEQKNDDIRAELIQLLQSNREARKQFQEFQDSVKSDL, encoded by the exons ATGGCAGATGAAAATATGGTTCAGAACGCAGTGCGGCCAAAGGAAAATCACGGAGGCGATAAAAACGGATGGGAAaatgaagaagatgaagaaaattGTAATGATGCtg AATTTGAAGCTATAAATGCTCAATTAGATCAGCTTAATTCAGTTTTGGATAACCTCGAACAAAAAAATGACGATATTCGTGCAGAATTGATTCAGTTATTACAATCAAATCGAGAAGCAAGAAAACAATTTCAAGAATTCCAGGATTCCGTAAAATCggatttataa
- the LOC132908813 gene encoding pyrimidine-specific ribonucleoside hydrolase RihA-like isoform X2 gives MAETKVIIDCDAGIDDALALIILIAAHKQKKIQIEAITCVNGNTTVDNVVKNVFRTLDVCKATDIPVYQGAYAPLLCIKNAVQDHYHGIDGFGDVYNTQIDTRPLTNIALAIKMYPQFVDHVKEFYIMGGNATAQGNITPQAEFNFYMDPESVHIVFNNNKKPLRLLPWETCLKSCISHEWRRDILGKMDKPCIQLMNDIEYAHQKTRKRQFPNYITCDAILAAILLKPEIAQNVVPYHADIELNGTRTRGQVVLDHLLSNEPNVLLIQNFDSESFKKLLIFSIDNLDYNTTNI, from the exons ATGGCAGAAACCAAAGTTATCATTGATTGTGATGCTGGTATAGATGATGCACTagcattaataatattaattgctGCTCataaacagaagaaaattcaGATTGAAGCAATTACTTGTGTTAATGGTAATACAACTGTAGACAATGtggtaaaaaatgtatttagaaCTTTAGATGTTTGTAAGGCAACAGAT ATACCAGTTTATCAAGGAGCATATGCACCTTTACTTTGCATTAAAAATGCAGTTCAAGATCATTATCATGGCATTGATGGATTTGGAGATGTATATAATACCCAGATAGATACAA GACCATTAACAAACATAGCATTGGCTATAAAAATGTACCCCCAATTTGTGGACCATGTTAaagaattttacattatggGAGGAAATGCAACAG CACAAGGAAATATTACACCTCAagcagaatttaatttttacatggATCCAGAAAGTGTacatatagtatttaataataataaaaaacctttGAGGCTGTTACCATGGGAAACGTGTTTAAAATCTTGTATTTCGCAT GAATGGCGGAGAGACATATTAGGTAAAATGGATAAACCTTGCATTCAGCTTATGAATGATATTGAATATGCACATCAAAAGACAAGAAAAAGACAATTTCctaattatattacatgtgATGCAATTCTAGCTGCAATATTATTAAAGCCAGAAATTGCTCAAAATGTAGTGCCATATCATGCTGATATTGAATTAAATGGTACTAGAACACGAGGTCAAGTTGTACTTGATCATTTATTGTCAAATGAACCTAATGTACTCctaattcaaaattttgattcagaaagttttaaaaaacttttaatattttctatagataACTTAGATTATAATAcgacaaatatataa
- the LOC132908813 gene encoding inosine-uridine preferring nucleoside hydrolase-like isoform X1: MAETKVIIDCDAGIDDALALIILIAAHKQKKIQIEAITCVNGNTTVDNVVKNVFRTLDVCKATDIPVYQGAYAPLLCIKNAVQDHYHGIDGFGDVYNTQIDTSKLEHEHAAYALNKIVSKHPNEVNILCIGPLTNIALAIKMYPQFVDHVKEFYIMGGNATAQGNITPQAEFNFYMDPESVHIVFNNNKKPLRLLPWETCLKSCISHEWRRDILGKMDKPCIQLMNDIEYAHQKTRKRQFPNYITCDAILAAILLKPEIAQNVVPYHADIELNGTRTRGQVVLDHLLSNEPNVLLIQNFDSESFKKLLIFSIDNLDYNTTNI, encoded by the exons ATGGCAGAAACCAAAGTTATCATTGATTGTGATGCTGGTATAGATGATGCACTagcattaataatattaattgctGCTCataaacagaagaaaattcaGATTGAAGCAATTACTTGTGTTAATGGTAATACAACTGTAGACAATGtggtaaaaaatgtatttagaaCTTTAGATGTTTGTAAGGCAACAGAT ATACCAGTTTATCAAGGAGCATATGCACCTTTACTTTGCATTAAAAATGCAGTTCAAGATCATTATCATGGCATTGATGGATTTGGAGATGTATATAATACCCAGATAGATACAAGTAAATTAGAACACGAACATGCTGCATATGCATTAAATAAGATTGTATCAAAACATCCCAATGAAGTGAATATCTTATGTATAGGACCATTAACAAACATAGCATTGGCTATAAAAATGTACCCCCAATTTGTGGACCATGTTAaagaattttacattatggGAGGAAATGCAACAG CACAAGGAAATATTACACCTCAagcagaatttaatttttacatggATCCAGAAAGTGTacatatagtatttaataataataaaaaacctttGAGGCTGTTACCATGGGAAACGTGTTTAAAATCTTGTATTTCGCAT GAATGGCGGAGAGACATATTAGGTAAAATGGATAAACCTTGCATTCAGCTTATGAATGATATTGAATATGCACATCAAAAGACAAGAAAAAGACAATTTCctaattatattacatgtgATGCAATTCTAGCTGCAATATTATTAAAGCCAGAAATTGCTCAAAATGTAGTGCCATATCATGCTGATATTGAATTAAATGGTACTAGAACACGAGGTCAAGTTGTACTTGATCATTTATTGTCAAATGAACCTAATGTACTCctaattcaaaattttgattcagaaagttttaaaaaacttttaatattttctatagataACTTAGATTATAATAcgacaaatatataa
- the LOC132908804 gene encoding kinesin-associated protein 3 — MDEAKFLKRKVRSGTLDVHPTERALVVNYDVEALILGELGDPMLGDRKECQKIIRLKSLNSDTNVSLLAKEVIEKCSLIHESKLHEVEQLIYYLQNRKTNDATNSDNNSQLSRPTSSNSVSTDNGETERAIISNVDNYIELLYEEIPGKIKGSSLILQLARVPDNLHELTKNESLLSALARVLREDWRRSIELSTNIVYIFFCFSTYSQFHNIVLEYRIGSLCMDIIDFELRRYDQWKEDMEKRRRHFENTTGLTFFSTGNDNCDKKTKVIDDIWNTDGPLDYEIKKRSNEVTVTVTENDIKKLKEELEKSRKKFKNLIKKQEQLLRVAFYLLLNIAENMEVERKMRKKNVIGMLIKTLDRTNIDLLILVIAFLKKLSIFRENKDLMAEKNIIEKIPRLLQSNNADLVLSTLKLLFNLSFDAKLRAKMIRVGILPKLIKLLGQSDIKNKTTILGLLYHASMDDKVKAMFTNTECIQMITNMILNSEDDQPKLELIALGINLAINSKNAQLMVENNRLQGLIKKAFRTQDPLIMKMIRNISQHDSTKENFVEFVGDFAIALNQSDSQDFVLEVIGVLGNLELPDLDYSQILHRCDLIPWIRNNLVPGKAPDDLVLEIVIFLGTAAFDEDCARLLCKADILLSLIELLKAKQEDDEMVLQIIYVFYQISKHDSTRDYLIRETGNEAPGYLIDLMHDKNPAIRKVCDACLDVIAMCDKNWAARITVEKFRSHNQQWLEMVESITNDSSNHLLPEEDDSLSPFMNGDLLKHTMLFPSGNVASFNTDDRFSIMKNSSESSENQSRPVSRYKDFDELGELMARSKSRMSVSSGMDDLYYNSKVKFPESDGSHVLI, encoded by the exons atggaTGAAGCAAAGTTTCTAAAACG aAAAGTAAGATCTGGCACTTTAGATGTGCATCCAACAGAGAGAGCTTTAGTAGTAAATTATGATGTTGAAGCATTAATCTTGGGTGAATTAGGAGATCCTATGTTAGGAGATCGTAAA GAATGTCAAAAAATAATTCGACTAAAAAGTTTAAATTCGGACACAAATGTATCACTTTTAGCTAAAGaagtaattgaaaaatgttctttGATACATGAATCGAAGCTTCATGAAGTAGAACAATTAATTTACTATCTTCAAAATCGTAAAACAAATGATGCTACAA ACAGTGATAATAATTCTCAACTGTCAAGACCAACATCATCCAATTCAGTATCTACAGATAATGGTGAAACAGAAAGAGCAATCATTAGCAACGTTGACAATTATATTGAATTGTTATATGAAGAAATACCAGGAAAAATCAAAGGTTCCTCACTAATTCTACAGTTAGCAAGAGTACCTGATAATCTTCATGAATTAACAAAAAATG aatcttTGTTAAGTGCTTTAGCTAGAGTTCTAAGAGAAGATTGGAGAAGGAGCATAGAATTATCTACAAATATTGTAtacattttcttctgtttttcaACATATAgtcaatttcataatattgttCTTGAATACAGG ATTGGATCATTGTGTATGGATATAATTGACTTTGAATTACGTCGATATGATCAATGGAAAGAGGATATGGAAAAACGTAGGCGACATTTCGAAAATACTACAGGATTGACATTTTTTTCAACTGGAAATGATAATTGTGACAAGAAAACAAAAGTCATTGATGATATTTGGAATACAGATGGTCCTTtagattatgaaattaaaaaacgatCTAATGAAGTAACTGTTACTGTAACtgaaaatgatataaagaaattaaaagaagaactTGAGAAAAGtcgtaaaaaattcaaaaatttaataaaaaagcagGAACAACTATTACGAG ttgcattttatttgttattaaatattgctGAAAATATGgaagttgaaagaaaaatgcgCAAAAAGAATGTAATTGGTATGCTCATCAAAACATTAGATAGGACAAATATAGATCTGTTAATACTTGTTATTgcatttctaaaaaaattatccATATTTCGCGAGAATAAGGATCTTAtg gcagagaaaaatattatcgaaaagATTCCAAGACTTCTTCAGAGCAATAATGCAGATCTTGTTCTAAgtactttaaaattattattcaatctTTCCTTCGATGCAAAACTCAGAGCAAAAATGATAAGAGTGGGTATATTACCAAAGTTAATTAAACTACTTGGTCAAAGtgacattaaaaataaaacaacaatTTTGGGTTTATTATATCATGCCAGTATGGATGATAAAGTAAAAGCTATGTTTACAAATACTGAATGTATCCAAATG ATCACAAATATGATCCTAAATTCTGAAGATGATCAAccaaaattagaattaatagCACTTGGTATAAATCTAGCAATTAACAGCAAAAACGCGCAACTTATGGTAGAAAACAATCGTTTACAAGGTCTCATAAAAAAAGCATTTCGGACTCAAGACcctttaataatgaaaatgattcgaaatatttctcaacACGATTCAACAAAAGAGAACTTTGTt GAATTTGTGGGTGATTTTGCTATAGCCTTAAATCAATCAGATTCTCAAGATTTTGTGCTTGAAGTTATAGGTGTTTTAGGAAATTTAGAACTACCTGATTTGGATTATTCACAAATACTTCATCGATGTGATTTGATACCATGGATACGCAATAATCTTGTTCCAG GTAAAGCTCCAGACGATTTAGTActtgaaattgtaatatttttgggTACTGCTGCATTTGACGAAGATTGTGCACGTTTACTGTGCAAAGCCGATATATTGCTTTCTCTTATTGAGCTTCTTAAAg caAAACAAGAGGATGATGAAATggttttacaaataatttatgttttttatcaaatatctaAACATGATTCGACAAGGGATTATTTAATACGCGAGACTGGTAATG AAGCACCTGGGTATTTAATAGATCTTATGCATGATAAAAATCCAGCAATTAGAAAAGTATGTGATGCGTGTTTAGATGTTATTGCG ATGTGTGATAAAAATTGGGCAGCTCGCATAACAGTAGAAAAGTTCAGATCACATAATCAACAATGGTTGGAAATGGTAGAATCTATAACAAATGATAGTAGCAATCACTTATTACCAGAAGAAGACGACAGTCTTTCTCCATTTATGAATGGTGATCTCTTAAAGCATACAATGCTCTTTCCATCGg gTAATGTAGCATCATTTAATACAGATGATCGATTttcaattatgaaaaattcatcaGAGTCATCTGAAAATCAAAGTCGTCCAGTTAGTAG gTATAAAGATTTTGATGAACTAGGTGAACTTATGGCACGTTCTAAGTCTCGTATGTCCGTTAGTTCTGGTATGGACGATCTTTATTACAATTCTAAAGTTAAATTTCCAGAATCAGATGGTTCACATGTACTAATATAG